The following proteins are encoded in a genomic region of Syntrophorhabdales bacterium:
- a CDS encoding PhnD/SsuA/transferrin family substrate-binding protein produces the protein MDKPRFTFSCKPYLHLAPILQGSVVPEGFLLNFIPLEVEEIFWRQLKHEEFDIAEMSLSSYVMARSRGDERFVAIPVFTLRIFRHSCIYVNVHKGIKKPEDLRGKRVGVPEYQMTACLWLRGLIQHEYGVHPREMEWRGGGQETPGREEKLKLKLPPDIRYESIPNDKTLSQMLDSGELDALFTARTPSCFANGSPNVERMFGNFIEAEGEYFRKTGIFPIMHTIVLKREIYEKNRWLAMSLYKACDQAKNIVLKNLLQTGGAPLYSILPWGAWEAERTRAVLGDDWWPYGVAKNRATLDALCQYSFEQGLSARLVSIDELFAPETFDEFKI, from the coding sequence ATGGACAAACCGCGTTTCACCTTTTCCTGTAAGCCGTACCTGCATCTTGCGCCCATACTGCAGGGCAGTGTTGTGCCTGAAGGATTCCTGCTTAACTTCATCCCTCTCGAAGTCGAGGAGATCTTCTGGCGACAGTTGAAACATGAAGAGTTCGATATTGCCGAAATGTCACTCTCTTCCTATGTCATGGCCCGCTCGCGCGGAGACGAGCGCTTCGTGGCCATTCCTGTATTTACCCTTCGCATTTTCCGTCACTCCTGCATCTATGTAAATGTGCACAAGGGCATCAAGAAGCCTGAGGATTTGCGGGGAAAAAGAGTGGGGGTGCCTGAGTACCAGATGACAGCCTGCCTCTGGCTGAGAGGCCTTATTCAGCACGAGTACGGTGTGCATCCCCGAGAGATGGAGTGGCGCGGCGGAGGACAAGAGACGCCGGGACGAGAGGAGAAGCTGAAGCTCAAGCTTCCGCCTGATATTCGTTACGAATCAATTCCCAATGACAAGACGCTTTCGCAGATGCTTGATAGCGGGGAGCTCGATGCGCTTTTCACTGCGAGGACCCCCTCCTGCTTCGCCAACGGCTCGCCAAATGTTGAGCGCATGTTCGGCAACTTCATAGAGGCTGAGGGCGAGTATTTCCGCAAAACAGGTATTTTTCCGATCATGCACACCATTGTTCTCAAGCGCGAGATTTACGAGAAGAACCGGTGGCTCGCCATGTCACTCTATAAGGCATGTGATCAGGCGAAGAATATTGTACTGAAGAATCTCCTTCAGACGGGCGGCGCACCACTTTACTCGATACTGCCATGGGGTGCCTGGGAGGCCGAGCGAACACGCGCTGTGCTGGGTGACGACTGGTGGCCTTACGGCGTTGCGAAAAACCGAGCAACGCTCGATGCACTCTGCCAGTACTCTTTTGAACAGGGTCTTTCGGCCAGATTGGTCAGCATCGATGAGCTGTTTGCCCCGGAGACGTTTGACGAGTTCAAGATCTGA
- a CDS encoding MBL fold metallo-hydrolase: MPEFRKLANGVYAFLQQPLICYSSAGVIIGNRDVIVVDSLTNAAMAESLLAEIRRVTDKSVRFLINTHSHFDHVYTNHLFPEAIVISTRRGREETGANQKVQDRHDALFARLFPDVDLRGGRYTLQDMSFTGSLSFYQGEREVRVLELGVGHSESDVVVYLPGERIVFCGDVFVNGLPPLPGEGRVTQTIANYKAIEALDAEIYVAGHGDPGTLADVSAQRRQLESQFRRARECFEQGMSYDAALQVFAKDAMPLDFQRLTVLASYCEFTGKKPESADPTSQNHMTLLQGIATEARLLLGA, from the coding sequence ATGCCTGAGTTTCGGAAACTTGCGAACGGTGTATACGCCTTCCTGCAGCAGCCCCTGATCTGCTACAGCAGCGCCGGCGTCATCATCGGGAACCGGGATGTGATCGTGGTCGATAGCCTGACCAATGCCGCCATGGCCGAGAGCCTGCTGGCGGAAATTCGTCGAGTAACAGACAAGTCGGTCCGCTTCCTGATCAATACCCATTCCCACTTTGATCACGTTTACACCAATCACCTTTTCCCGGAAGCCATCGTCATCAGCACCCGTCGGGGACGTGAGGAGACGGGAGCCAACCAGAAGGTCCAGGACAGACATGACGCCCTCTTCGCCAGGCTTTTCCCCGATGTGGATCTGAGAGGCGGCCGCTACACTCTTCAGGATATGAGCTTCACCGGCAGTCTTTCCTTCTACCAGGGGGAGCGTGAAGTCCGCGTGCTCGAGTTGGGCGTGGGACATTCCGAATCCGATGTGGTGGTCTATCTGCCCGGAGAGAGGATCGTCTTTTGTGGCGATGTCTTCGTAAACGGCTTGCCGCCGCTACCCGGCGAGGGCCGCGTCACCCAGACCATCGCCAACTACAAGGCCATAGAGGCTCTGGATGCTGAGATCTACGTGGCCGGGCATGGTGATCCGGGAACCCTGGCCGACGTGAGCGCCCAGCGGAGGCAACTTGAAAGCCAGTTTCGGCGTGCCAGGGAATGTTTCGAGCAGGGCATGAGCTACGATGCAGCCCTGCAGGTCTTTGCCAAAGATGCCATGCCTCTGGATTTCCAGAGACTCACTGTCCTGGCCAGCTACTGCGAATTCACCGGGAAGAAGCCCGAGAGCGCCGACCCCACCAGCCAGAACCACATGACCCTGTTGCAGGGCATCGCCACTGAGGCCAGGCTGCTGCTGGGCGCGTAA
- a CDS encoding cupin domain-containing protein translates to MKSIEVRKFDSPDEVRNFDKGKLELINVNGRIVGRATFEPGWRWSHSLKPVVKTESCQAPHFQYHVSGTLHIKADDGTERDVKAGEVSLLGAGHDAWVVGNEPVVVIDFQGMADYAQQRCEPGSEPLHVYKPD, encoded by the coding sequence ATGAAAAGTATCGAGGTACGGAAGTTTGATTCGCCGGATGAGGTCAGGAACTTTGATAAAGGCAAGCTTGAGTTGATCAACGTGAATGGAAGAATCGTCGGCCGGGCAACCTTCGAGCCTGGCTGGAGGTGGTCGCACTCACTGAAACCGGTAGTCAAGACGGAAAGCTGCCAGGCTCCCCACTTCCAGTACCATGTTTCGGGCACGCTCCACATCAAGGCAGATGACGGCACCGAGAGGGACGTGAAAGCAGGGGAGGTCTCGCTGTTAGGAGCTGGCCATGATGCCTGGGTCGTCGGCAACGAGCCGGTCGTGGTTATCGATTTTCAGGGCATGGCTGACTATGCCCAACAGAGGTGTGAGCCCGGTTCGGAACCTCTTCATGTGTATAAACCGGATTGA